The Methanothrix soehngenii GP6 genome has a window encoding:
- a CDS encoding C25 family cysteine peptidase — MRRLYLLLFVAILSATLLSAADDKPLARGVKGEVEDIILVGADDWHASVAATPLAIYSQENETVIKPMLILPKEVHAGERNGWIEESDLERYGASAILDTLKGANVSAITIHGSGEKVGALVKAAQKDGIEAYVAVTLEIPESQASSEALEGLDSKEMAMMAEVGLATTEPDRSTIDRSMLQEPNPEIGGNSSYYCPMNPEVKDRLYNQIEMLIDDYHVDGVVLYRFGFQDENHCYCDVCKEKFYQDTGIDISKVNANSYNREKWAEWKQDQLMDIVMDARNITSDLGPVLLGVALDSPFDRSKGYNFARMTGVADFAFISPVSPQDVKLASRESTNPVYVRLNDDYVGYVLSTQNVKGAVSYIEDLVGSGASGVVFEYDVVHTPLWSELEPPSSAASWLLRQLNGEVLAVGNISWRSDSNIRVNNSFDLSEQISRRWASSPGAVIVGENYTAALQAATIASYLNWPLLFVNEALPEETRSALVRLGAKDVILAGPTGERVRQNLSQMNITLIEGSGDLLVEEMERRNESPSMVVLTNSHDLSLLPPASSKAVERSLVGDLLVRTELSPDQVPAEEDGEVVRLNFTLTNSGDEVLRGVQLRDIFPMGRLIRLASTAYGEVNVTDPYSRKPVTETSAFLNGSLIRWDFGRLEPGESASLNVEVELLYPMDAGWSQRLDTGATAAYEGFSYNHTLRNVDDPPIINLTYPKWIYSGSTNISWNIERNSSYLALNLYSPDERSGRLKLTNITRDGLYDVRVSLQTPGNWLFNIETDEARTENYTIEVRSNVKVLNITAFSHTKVPRLSMVAAGAASSHKAILIDVACDPQKIDPLVVEETLNQKVAELNLDPEYLMVVGDPGSIPFISTGLIQKLSEVMEYEVYRDYQIKPDLNNYSTVAVGRIMGLSVYDASQLMARTMAYDRLNGSWKNNGLVVSSPALSFPQAPVGIRIKEYLEEAGLMVKDLRHEEATYQQTISQLNNGQNIAHFDHHGSEDSWGLSAWSMTDSALTGSQVKELSLPPQTTTASACVTTNLKGYYLNVTGTRMYVPGNLEDSIALAFIRAGAVNYIGGSALSYIFLSDDYYKSFYQSLIFRNSTVGQAQLDADNLFRLKSRGTESLKPNSDYDEVLPAWDISVHEMLNQTSYMNVILGDPSFKPALPKSPSLPYATVLSAENETDLNQTILNVAVIPLNESATDWVYWIESKSSSGLLNLDATPAIIGEVLLPKDAEKIVVKEEGLSLWHDEYSRGLEKRVMWPIIRPKLGEKRSFIVEYELIPGQVQRINVTAGWNAVSIYLNPRDASAERYLKNKPYRSIFTIAEDGWNFGMKEAGKLNVTQFKAGEGYLIDSTGNFTMEIPGKPVDLPCRLDLHVGWNMIGLPVNQTVDLANITINAEHKRYRYPEAVEKGLVSAFVWKHEGGDWTNLGENETLEPGRAYLFEAKREAKLEFR, encoded by the coding sequence TTGAGACGTCTTTATTTATTATTATTCGTGGCAATACTGTCCGCCACTCTGCTCTCCGCCGCAGACGATAAACCACTGGCGAGAGGAGTGAAAGGCGAGGTCGAGGATATCATCCTGGTGGGAGCAGACGACTGGCATGCATCTGTTGCTGCTACTCCCCTCGCCATCTATTCTCAGGAGAACGAGACCGTCATCAAGCCTATGCTAATCCTCCCCAAAGAGGTGCATGCTGGAGAGAGAAATGGCTGGATTGAGGAGAGCGATCTGGAGCGATACGGTGCTTCGGCAATCCTGGATACCCTCAAAGGAGCAAACGTCAGCGCTATAACCATACATGGTTCCGGCGAGAAGGTCGGTGCGCTGGTGAAGGCGGCTCAAAAGGACGGAATCGAAGCTTATGTTGCCGTCACTTTAGAGATTCCTGAATCCCAGGCTTCATCGGAGGCGCTGGAAGGTCTGGACAGCAAAGAGATGGCAATGATGGCTGAGGTTGGCCTCGCCACAACAGAGCCGGATCGGTCCACCATCGATCGCTCTATGCTGCAGGAGCCAAATCCAGAGATCGGGGGAAACAGCAGCTATTACTGCCCGATGAACCCAGAGGTAAAAGACCGTCTTTATAACCAAATTGAGATGCTGATCGATGACTATCATGTCGATGGAGTCGTCCTATATCGGTTCGGATTCCAGGATGAGAATCACTGCTACTGCGATGTATGCAAAGAGAAGTTCTATCAGGACACGGGAATAGATATCAGCAAGGTCAATGCCAATAGCTACAACCGGGAGAAGTGGGCTGAATGGAAGCAGGACCAGCTCATGGATATCGTAATGGATGCCCGGAACATCACATCTGACCTGGGCCCTGTGCTGCTCGGAGTGGCACTGGACAGCCCATTTGACCGAAGCAAGGGATACAACTTTGCCCGGATGACTGGGGTGGCAGACTTTGCCTTTATATCTCCTGTTTCTCCCCAGGATGTCAAGCTGGCCAGCAGAGAGAGCACGAATCCCGTTTATGTTCGCCTTAATGATGATTATGTGGGCTATGTCCTCTCCACCCAGAATGTGAAGGGAGCTGTAAGCTATATCGAGGATCTGGTGGGATCAGGTGCCTCGGGAGTCGTCTTCGAGTACGATGTGGTCCATACACCCCTCTGGTCTGAGCTTGAGCCTCCCTCCTCGGCGGCCAGTTGGCTGCTGCGGCAGCTTAATGGAGAGGTTCTTGCGGTGGGAAATATCTCCTGGAGGAGCGACTCGAACATAAGGGTCAACAACAGCTTTGATCTGAGTGAGCAGATAAGTCGCCGCTGGGCGAGCTCTCCAGGAGCAGTAATTGTGGGTGAGAATTATACTGCTGCTCTCCAGGCGGCCACTATTGCATCCTATCTGAACTGGCCGCTGTTGTTTGTGAATGAGGCGCTGCCGGAGGAGACCCGATCGGCTCTCGTCCGGCTGGGGGCAAAGGATGTGATCTTGGCAGGTCCGACAGGGGAGAGGGTGAGACAAAACCTGAGCCAGATGAATATCACCCTTATCGAGGGCAGCGGTGATCTGCTGGTCGAGGAGATGGAAAGAAGGAACGAGAGTCCATCAATGGTTGTCTTGACCAACTCCCATGATCTATCCCTCCTGCCGCCGGCGTCGAGCAAGGCGGTTGAGCGTTCGTTGGTTGGAGATCTGCTGGTGAGAACGGAGCTATCCCCTGACCAGGTTCCTGCAGAGGAAGATGGAGAGGTGGTCAGGCTCAATTTTACCCTCACCAATAGTGGAGATGAGGTGCTCAGGGGGGTGCAGCTACGAGATATCTTTCCCATGGGGCGGCTCATAAGGCTGGCGAGCACCGCATACGGGGAGGTCAATGTGACCGACCCCTACAGCAGAAAGCCGGTTACAGAGACCTCCGCTTTTCTTAATGGATCTCTGATCCGCTGGGATTTCGGCCGGCTCGAGCCTGGAGAGTCCGCCAGCCTGAATGTTGAGGTAGAGCTGCTATATCCCATGGATGCCGGCTGGTCGCAGCGCCTGGACACTGGAGCTACTGCCGCCTATGAAGGCTTCTCTTACAACCATACTCTCAGAAATGTGGACGATCCGCCTATAATCAATCTAACCTATCCCAAATGGATCTACTCAGGCAGCACCAATATCTCCTGGAACATTGAGCGGAACAGCAGTTATCTCGCTTTAAACCTTTACAGCCCGGACGAGAGATCTGGCCGCCTGAAGCTGACAAACATAACCAGGGATGGGCTCTATGATGTGAGAGTCTCCCTTCAAACTCCAGGCAACTGGCTCTTCAATATCGAGACGGATGAGGCCCGGACTGAAAACTACACCATAGAGGTTCGCTCCAATGTCAAGGTCTTGAATATCACAGCATTCAGCCATACCAAGGTCCCCAGGCTCTCTATGGTGGCAGCGGGGGCGGCATCATCTCATAAAGCCATCCTGATTGACGTGGCCTGTGATCCCCAAAAGATCGATCCCCTGGTGGTGGAGGAGACGCTAAATCAAAAGGTAGCGGAGCTTAACCTGGATCCGGAGTATCTCATGGTGGTGGGCGATCCCGGCTCTATTCCTTTCATATCCACCGGGCTCATCCAGAAGCTTTCGGAGGTTATGGAATATGAGGTCTACAGAGACTATCAGATCAAGCCGGATTTGAACAACTACAGCACGGTGGCTGTGGGAAGGATCATGGGGCTATCGGTTTACGATGCCTCCCAGCTCATGGCCCGCACAATGGCTTATGATCGGCTAAATGGAAGCTGGAAGAATAATGGGCTGGTTGTATCCTCTCCTGCTCTCTCATTTCCTCAGGCTCCTGTGGGAATACGCATAAAGGAGTATCTGGAGGAGGCAGGTCTCATGGTCAAGGATCTGCGTCATGAAGAGGCTACTTATCAGCAGACGATATCGCAATTGAACAACGGCCAGAATATCGCTCATTTCGATCATCACGGAAGCGAGGATTCATGGGGGCTGTCTGCCTGGTCAATGACGGATTCAGCTCTTACCGGGTCGCAGGTAAAAGAGCTGAGTTTGCCTCCTCAGACAACCACTGCTTCTGCCTGTGTTACCACCAACCTGAAGGGATACTATCTGAATGTGACCGGCACGAGGATGTATGTCCCCGGAAACCTGGAGGATTCCATCGCTCTGGCATTCATAAGGGCGGGAGCGGTAAACTACATTGGAGGCTCAGCCTTATCCTATATCTTCCTCTCAGACGACTACTACAAGAGCTTCTATCAGTCCCTGATCTTCAGGAATTCCACAGTGGGTCAGGCCCAGCTGGATGCGGACAACCTCTTTCGGCTGAAGTCCAGAGGCACTGAAAGCCTAAAGCCGAACTCAGATTACGATGAGGTCCTGCCTGCCTGGGATATCTCCGTTCATGAGATGCTCAACCAGACCTCTTACATGAACGTAATCCTGGGCGATCCGAGCTTCAAGCCCGCTTTGCCAAAATCTCCTTCTCTTCCTTATGCCACCGTTCTCTCGGCGGAGAACGAAACCGATCTGAATCAGACGATTTTAAATGTGGCAGTGATTCCGCTTAACGAGAGCGCTACCGATTGGGTATACTGGATTGAGTCAAAGAGCTCCAGCGGACTTCTAAACCTCGATGCCACTCCCGCCATCATAGGTGAGGTGCTCTTGCCCAAGGACGCAGAGAAGATCGTGGTAAAGGAGGAGGGGTTATCCCTCTGGCATGATGAATATTCCCGGGGCTTGGAGAAGAGGGTGATGTGGCCCATCATCAGGCCGAAGCTTGGGGAGAAGAGGAGCTTTATTGTCGAGTACGAGCTGATACCCGGTCAGGTTCAAAGGATCAATGTCACTGCCGGCTGGAATGCTGTGTCCATCTATCTGAACCCGCGGGATGCATCTGCGGAGAGATACCTGAAGAACAAACCCTACAGGAGCATATTCACCATTGCCGAAGATGGATGGAATTTCGGCATGAAAGAGGCAGGCAAGCTCAATGTGACTCAATTCAAAGCAGGTGAGGGATATCTCATAGACAGCACCGGGAACTTCACAATGGAGATACCGGGAAAGCCGGTCGACCTCCCCTGCCGACTGGATCTGCATGTGGGCTGGAATATGATCGGACTGCCGGTGAATCAGACCGTTGATCTGGCTAACATCACCATCAATGCCGAGCATAAGAGGTACAGGTACCCGGAGGCAGTAGAAAAGGGCCTGGTCTCAGCATTCGTCTGGAAGCATGAGGGCGGGGACTGGACCAATCTAGGAGAGAACGAGACTCTGGAGCCAGGAAGGGCATATCTCTTCGAGGCGAAGAGGGAGGCCAAGCTCGAGTTCCGCTAA
- a CDS encoding COG1470 family protein, which translates to MRLIYPIIILFLLIGAGAAQLAPDKERFDIVLHPGDGDERILKVMNNGDSTIFNIAKTEMIGNARDFIFIDVPEDKPLSPGEEAEIKIYIGIPPETKPGVYTGFVYLMESAPPSIPVRIDFHINVVVQESYGIAMTVDDAKSAYLRASAKDIAQFNLAVKNLGSFRDIASIDAGAVPEGWSVVLMDDDEPMSMPYDLPLNPGATHEIKLQIQTDKPGSRENVTITATSLGNRSMNSSIQAEVEFGMVVRGYDTDILVPEKIATNKSYEGKFKVILDVKEDIWVSMQSPDELIVIPQSQMVTVTPEVPGLANFTFLASKGGEYPLTFQLLDSHGIPMPEETVTIVAAPPEGLAVLTGDDIIYGTIGTLALFGNRSPSIFMVPADEISDDYLQKLQSYLEIVILGNDSVIPSGVEEKLKDIELKRIQSDSLFEECWLFTKLMWDNGTSEVVLTTPREADIFRAYKIAMNEGLPMVVCRGNVTGASIEAIEDMTRRNTTLSRAMVVGRVGEDYTEALSEAGVLLEEVSA; encoded by the coding sequence ATGAGGCTGATATACCCGATTATAATACTGTTCCTGCTGATCGGCGCCGGCGCCGCCCAGCTGGCACCAGACAAGGAAAGATTTGACATCGTTCTTCATCCAGGGGATGGAGATGAGAGGATTCTTAAGGTGATGAATAATGGGGACTCAACCATCTTCAATATCGCTAAAACCGAAATGATCGGAAATGCCAGGGATTTTATCTTCATCGACGTTCCAGAGGATAAGCCTCTTTCTCCTGGAGAGGAGGCGGAGATCAAGATCTATATCGGTATACCCCCGGAGACCAAGCCTGGAGTCTACACCGGATTCGTATACTTGATGGAGAGCGCTCCTCCCTCCATTCCGGTGCGAATAGACTTTCATATTAATGTCGTTGTGCAGGAGAGCTACGGCATTGCTATGACCGTGGATGATGCCAAATCAGCCTATCTCCGGGCAAGCGCTAAAGATATTGCCCAGTTCAATCTGGCAGTCAAGAATCTGGGCTCATTCAGAGATATCGCCTCGATTGACGCGGGAGCTGTGCCCGAGGGCTGGAGCGTCGTGCTGATGGACGATGACGAGCCCATGAGCATGCCCTATGACCTGCCCCTGAATCCCGGGGCAACTCATGAGATCAAACTGCAGATACAGACAGACAAGCCCGGATCTCGGGAGAATGTCACCATCACTGCCACATCCCTGGGCAACCGGTCCATGAACTCCTCAATCCAGGCAGAGGTCGAGTTCGGAATGGTGGTCAGAGGCTACGATACCGATATCCTGGTCCCGGAGAAGATCGCCACCAATAAGAGCTATGAGGGCAAATTCAAGGTAATTCTGGACGTCAAAGAGGACATATGGGTCTCGATGCAATCTCCGGATGAGCTTATAGTCATCCCCCAGTCACAAATGGTAACGGTCACACCAGAGGTGCCTGGGTTGGCCAACTTCACCTTCCTGGCATCAAAAGGGGGCGAGTATCCGCTTACCTTCCAGCTATTGGATTCCCACGGCATTCCCATGCCTGAGGAGACCGTCACTATTGTGGCTGCGCCTCCAGAGGGATTGGCGGTGCTCACCGGAGATGACATCATCTATGGCACTATTGGTACCCTGGCCTTATTTGGCAATAGGAGCCCATCCATATTTATGGTTCCTGCGGATGAGATCTCCGATGATTACCTGCAGAAGCTGCAGAGCTATCTGGAAATCGTGATCCTGGGCAATGATTCTGTGATCCCCTCTGGTGTTGAGGAGAAACTGAAAGATATTGAACTCAAGCGCATTCAAAGCGATAGCCTCTTTGAAGAGTGCTGGCTGTTCACGAAACTGATGTGGGATAATGGCACATCCGAGGTTGTCTTGACCACCCCCAGGGAGGCAGACATATTCAGAGCCTATAAGATAGCGATGAACGAGGGATTACCGATGGTGGTGTGCAGAGGCAACGTCACTGGTGCCTCCATAGAAGCTATTGAGGATATGACCAGACGCAATACAACCCTCTCTCGGGCGATGGTCGTGGGCAGAGTGGGAGAGGATTATACAGAGGCACTTAGCGAAGCGGGTGTCTTATTAGAGGAGGTGAGCGCTTGA
- a CDS encoding IS1634 family transposase, giving the protein MAIKRRKRGGHVYLEEYKTTREEGKVVSKFVRYIGREDAKSDTYKPRKKVIDRLDLSRSYRAGDVQLLWSIAEDLGFIQIIDGICCSDSGLNGVSPGKLLTVWAINRAIDPDSATMLERWVQTTDLPHLAGLPADVFTKDAFLFALDFVCKEDKTAASITDLSSRIDDALYHRWRKSHPLPADEKETLAYDLTTLLFFGVSCPLAELGYNPDRIRRRQANLAILVSKRDRYPLSHFVYNGSRHSISTVKNLLNRLSKMAIEPGTLIWDRGNVSKKHVQMVDESGWKLICGVPKTSKEAKEIIGKTKIPISPDSLVRSSHAGHIYAIKTENELFGKERSTIVYANRERSVKDADARNEALSVIGESLNELSQTGKDWSEKRLHDRIKNIVGQWSGFIDASVRRKKDGPRIEWSYDRQRLRSAEKYDGKWLILSTDYSLNANNAVNMYLEKDFIEKVFRVLKTHEEVEPVRHRLEHRVKAYLFVCMLAYRLLAVLQWKLKEASGKEGSWESADMFLRDLAVVQRVEVRFGNEVKTWYLNMTDSVSARLKEIGMSALFKEETRLVG; this is encoded by the coding sequence ATGGCTATCAAAAGGCGCAAGCGAGGAGGTCATGTTTACCTTGAGGAATACAAAACCACAAGGGAAGAGGGAAAAGTAGTCAGTAAGTTCGTGCGCTATATTGGACGAGAAGATGCCAAATCCGATACCTATAAACCTCGTAAGAAGGTCATAGATCGACTTGATTTGTCCAGATCATATCGAGCAGGTGACGTTCAATTGCTCTGGTCGATTGCCGAGGATCTTGGTTTTATCCAGATAATCGACGGAATCTGCTGCTCCGATTCAGGCTTAAACGGCGTCTCTCCAGGGAAATTGCTGACTGTTTGGGCAATAAACCGTGCGATCGACCCAGATAGTGCTACTATGCTTGAGCGATGGGTGCAAACTACAGATCTCCCGCATCTTGCAGGTCTTCCCGCAGATGTCTTCACAAAGGATGCATTCCTTTTTGCACTTGATTTCGTATGCAAGGAAGACAAGACCGCAGCTTCTATTACCGATTTGAGTTCGAGGATAGATGACGCTCTGTACCATAGATGGCGAAAAAGCCATCCACTCCCTGCCGATGAAAAAGAGACATTAGCTTACGACCTTACAACTTTGCTGTTTTTCGGAGTTAGTTGCCCTCTTGCTGAGCTTGGATATAATCCTGATAGAATTCGTCGGCGTCAAGCTAACCTCGCGATTCTTGTGTCAAAACGAGATCGATATCCTCTTTCGCATTTTGTGTACAACGGAAGCCGTCACAGCATATCCACAGTGAAAAACCTGCTGAATCGCTTATCTAAAATGGCCATTGAACCTGGAACTCTAATATGGGATCGCGGAAACGTATCAAAAAAACATGTGCAAATGGTAGATGAGTCTGGGTGGAAACTGATATGCGGCGTACCTAAAACATCGAAAGAAGCAAAAGAAATCATCGGCAAAACCAAAATCCCAATTAGCCCTGATTCGCTTGTCCGCAGCAGTCATGCGGGGCATATCTATGCGATAAAGACAGAAAATGAACTTTTCGGAAAAGAACGCTCTACAATCGTTTATGCCAATCGCGAAAGAAGCGTGAAGGATGCTGATGCAAGAAATGAAGCGCTTTCCGTAATCGGAGAAAGCCTCAACGAGCTAAGCCAGACTGGAAAAGACTGGTCCGAAAAACGACTCCATGATCGAATAAAAAACATAGTCGGACAGTGGTCTGGCTTTATTGATGCCAGCGTGCGCAGAAAAAAAGACGGGCCTAGGATTGAATGGAGTTATGATCGACAGAGACTCCGATCTGCGGAAAAATATGATGGAAAATGGCTCATATTATCTACTGATTACTCATTAAATGCAAATAATGCTGTGAACATGTATCTGGAAAAGGACTTCATAGAGAAAGTCTTTCGTGTTTTGAAAACACATGAAGAGGTCGAACCTGTTCGACACAGATTGGAGCATCGTGTGAAAGCTTACCTTTTCGTCTGCATGCTTGCATATCGATTGTTGGCTGTGCTTCAATGGAAGCTCAAAGAGGCTTCTGGCAAAGAAGGATCTTGGGAGAGCGCGGATATGTTTTTGCGGGATCTGGCCGTGGTGCAAAGAGTCGAGGTTCGATTTGGCAACGAGGTCAAAACATGGTATCTCAATATGACCGATTCTGTTTCTGCAAGATTAAAGGAGATCGGAATGAGTGCGTTATTCAAAGAGGAGACTCGACTCGTCGGCTAA
- a CDS encoding 23S rRNA (uridine(2552)-2'-O)-methyltransferase, which produces MARDQKDHYYRKAKEEGYRARSAYKLLQINEKFHVIKKGDSVVDLGAAPGGWLQVAQKLSGGKIVGVDLEGITPIPGVVTFRADITALSTVDQVKDALGGDADVVICDAAPNLSGAWDRDHAISIDLARSALEMAKKLLRPRGNFVVKVFQGDMFIDFLNDVRREFAVVHAHSPAASRKESAETYVVGKKLLSAPVRKGDMLNVRIESVGKSGDGVAMVEGFAIIVRGSKLKEELLVKVDAVLTNFAFAEIVERKS; this is translated from the coding sequence ATGGCCCGAGACCAGAAGGATCACTACTACCGCAAGGCGAAAGAGGAAGGCTACAGGGCCCGATCGGCCTACAAGCTCCTGCAGATAAATGAGAAGTTCCATGTCATAAAAAAAGGCGACTCCGTGGTCGACCTGGGGGCGGCGCCAGGCGGCTGGCTGCAGGTAGCCCAGAAGCTCTCCGGAGGAAAGATCGTGGGAGTGGACCTGGAGGGCATCACCCCCATCCCAGGAGTGGTCACCTTCAGGGCGGACATCACCGCCCTGAGCACAGTGGACCAGGTAAAAGATGCCCTTGGTGGGGATGCAGATGTGGTGATATGCGACGCCGCCCCCAATCTCTCCGGGGCCTGGGACAGGGACCATGCCATCTCCATAGACCTGGCCCGGTCCGCTCTTGAAATGGCCAAAAAGCTCCTCCGGCCGCGGGGCAACTTCGTGGTCAAGGTGTTTCAGGGAGATATGTTCATAGATTTTCTCAATGATGTCAGACGGGAGTTTGCCGTTGTTCATGCCCATTCGCCTGCGGCCTCAAGAAAGGAGAGCGCAGAGACCTATGTAGTGGGAAAGAAGCTCCTTTCTGCCCCGGTCCGCAAAGGGGACATGCTCAATGTTCGGATAGAATCTGTGGGCAAATCTGGAGACGGCGTGGCCATGGTGGAGGGCTTCGCGATTATTGTCCGAGGATCGAAGCTGAAAGAAGAGCTTCTAGTTAAGGTGGATGCCGTTTTGACCAACTTCGCCTTTGCCGAAATCGTAGAGAGAAAGAGTTAA
- the aglJ gene encoding S-layer glycoprotein N-glycosyltransferase AglJ gives MSHKDICILIPTLNEEKSIQPVIREFQELGYDNILVVDGHSTDKTVEKARASGAKVFIQSGSGKGQALKEVFGHIKERYILLIDGDGTYLPRDAARIMEPILEGQADHVVGNRLENIQGGAIKRLNMFGNKMINRFFAAIYRVQLHDILSGYRAFTTEGIRMLDLSMPGFEIESEMTIESVKKGLRIIEVPITYQPRSAGTKTKLHPFRDGLKIILTIFRMAKTENPMFYFGLMGSFVGLLGFLVGVYVARDWLLWRIEHVPLTILTAILIIVGIQLFMIGMQGDMMASMHREMMRELYRKKR, from the coding sequence GTGAGCCATAAAGACATCTGCATTCTCATACCGACCCTCAACGAAGAGAAATCCATCCAGCCCGTCATCCGCGAATTCCAGGAGCTGGGCTATGATAACATCCTGGTCGTGGACGGCCATAGCACCGACAAGACCGTAGAGAAAGCCAGAGCGTCCGGCGCAAAAGTTTTCATTCAGTCGGGATCGGGCAAAGGCCAGGCTCTAAAGGAGGTCTTCGGCCATATAAAGGAGAGGTACATCCTCTTAATCGACGGGGACGGCACCTACCTTCCTCGCGATGCTGCCAGGATCATGGAGCCCATCTTAGAGGGACAGGCAGATCACGTGGTGGGAAACAGGCTGGAGAACATTCAGGGAGGAGCCATCAAAAGGCTGAATATGTTCGGCAATAAGATGATCAACCGCTTCTTTGCGGCAATCTACCGAGTCCAGCTGCACGATATCCTGTCCGGCTACAGAGCCTTCACCACGGAAGGAATAAGGATGCTCGATCTATCCATGCCTGGCTTTGAGATCGAGTCGGAGATGACCATTGAGAGCGTAAAGAAAGGCCTGAGGATAATCGAGGTTCCCATCACCTACCAGCCCCGGTCCGCCGGAACCAAGACAAAGCTGCATCCGTTCCGGGACGGTCTGAAGATCATTCTCACCATCTTCCGCATGGCCAAGACGGAGAACCCCATGTTCTACTTTGGCCTGATGGGCTCATTCGTGGGATTGCTCGGCTTTCTGGTAGGGGTCTATGTGGCCAGAGACTGGTTATTGTGGAGAATAGAGCATGTTCCCTTAACTATATTGACGGCGATTCTGATCATAGTCGGCATCCAATTGTTCATGATCGGCATGCAGGGAGATATGATGGCCTCCATGCACCGGGAGATGATGAGAGAGCTGTACCGGAAAAAAAGATAA
- a CDS encoding phosphoglucomutase: MHVTVFRAYDVRGVYGTDLTEQLVKRVGESFGSYAEGGSVSLGRDTRISGPSLQKAFLDGVLSTGCQVNSFGIIPIAIISFITWKEELKAAAYISASHNPPEYNGVRFRTCDGYGLLYQESSIMKYYREGGFLAGQGIKTDRDPGEAIERYREYVQGKLNLKRPLKLVLDMGNGAACTMASFYQQLGFNPLILNGTTDGLFPGRGPAPNEESLRPACQMLKKKEADFGVGFDPDADRGIVIDDKGAVLPPEKVAIIITRARYKPGDLVISGFDCSMILERELEKDGIKVLRERVGDVFVANRVKNSKAVLGVERSGHFFLPEFQYSDDPFAMSLALAEIVSSGEKLSDLAGMIPDYPYKQMSVHLNEDPAAVMLRLADSLAFFEPDTTDGLKITTESYSVLIRPSNTEPIIRLYIETTRGDMKELEEQYKKIIHQAMKA; encoded by the coding sequence ATGCATGTGACAGTATTCAGAGCTTATGATGTCAGAGGTGTCTACGGCACCGATCTCACAGAGCAGTTGGTGAAGAGAGTTGGTGAATCCTTTGGATCTTATGCTGAAGGTGGTTCAGTCTCCCTGGGAAGAGATACCCGGATCAGTGGCCCAAGCCTCCAGAAGGCGTTCCTGGATGGAGTACTGAGCACAGGCTGCCAGGTTAACAGCTTTGGCATCATCCCCATTGCCATAATCAGCTTTATCACCTGGAAAGAGGAGCTCAAGGCCGCAGCCTACATATCCGCCTCTCATAATCCGCCGGAGTACAACGGCGTGCGATTCAGAACCTGTGACGGTTATGGCCTGCTCTATCAGGAGTCCTCCATAATGAAGTACTATCGGGAGGGGGGCTTTCTCGCTGGCCAGGGGATCAAGACCGATCGCGATCCAGGGGAGGCGATCGAGAGATACAGGGAGTATGTGCAAGGGAAGCTGAACCTCAAGCGTCCCCTCAAGCTGGTTTTAGACATGGGAAATGGTGCAGCCTGCACAATGGCCTCCTTCTACCAGCAGCTGGGTTTTAATCCTTTGATTTTAAACGGAACCACGGACGGCCTGTTTCCCGGCCGAGGTCCCGCTCCCAATGAGGAATCTTTGCGCCCTGCCTGCCAGATGCTAAAGAAAAAAGAGGCAGATTTCGGCGTGGGATTTGATCCGGATGCTGACAGGGGAATCGTCATCGATGATAAAGGAGCTGTCCTGCCCCCGGAGAAGGTGGCGATCATCATCACCCGGGCAAGGTACAAGCCCGGTGACCTGGTCATATCCGGCTTCGACTGTTCAATGATCCTGGAGCGAGAGCTGGAAAAGGATGGCATAAAGGTTCTGCGAGAGAGGGTGGGCGATGTCTTCGTGGCAAACCGGGTGAAAAACTCAAAAGCGGTTCTGGGCGTAGAACGAAGCGGCCACTTCTTCCTGCCCGAGTTCCAGTATTCTGATGATCCCTTCGCCATGAGCCTCGCCCTGGCTGAGATCGTGTCCAGTGGAGAGAAGCTCTCAGATCTGGCGGGCATGATACCTGATTATCCCTATAAACAGATGAGCGTCCACCTCAATGAAGACCCGGCAGCGGTTATGCTCCGCCTGGCCGATTCACTGGCTTTCTTTGAGCCGGACACAACAGATGGCTTGAAGATCACCACCGAAAGCTACAGCGTTCTCATCCGGCCGAGCAACACCGAGCCCATCATCCGGCTGTATATCGAGACCACCAGAGGGGATATGAAAGAGCTGGAGGAGCAATACAAAAAGATCATCCACCAGGCGATGAAAGCCTGA
- the albA gene encoding DNA-binding protein Alba produces MEDDAVIFIGDKPVMNYVLAVMTQFNKPIASVILKARGRAISRAVDTAEITRNRFMPNLTVKNIIIGTESIPNEEGKMVNVSSMEIILTKQES; encoded by the coding sequence ATGGAAGACGATGCAGTGATTTTCATTGGAGACAAACCAGTCATGAACTACGTCCTGGCAGTTATGACCCAGTTTAACAAGCCTATTGCCAGTGTGATATTGAAAGCAAGAGGGCGTGCCATCTCCCGCGCTGTGGATACGGCAGAGATAACAAGAAACAGGTTCATGCCCAATCTCACAGTCAAGAACATAATCATCGGCACGGAATCCATTCCCAACGAGGAAGGAAAGATGGTGAATGTCTCTTCGATGGAGATAATCCTCACAAAACAGGAATCATAG